The following are encoded together in the Coriobacteriia bacterium genome:
- a CDS encoding tryptophan synthase subunit alpha codes for MTSRLQAAFSAERASLVAYVMGGYPTREGSLAALHALADAGADVIELGIPYSDPLADGPVIREAADEARAAAGEAGFGLAETIDLAREFAEQRAAMPTGSPTPPFVLMGYLNPLMRMGLPKAAAAMREADVAGVIVPDLPPDMAGPWLAASAGIDTVFLAAPTSTPERLAKVGTMSGGFVYCVSSLGVTGERAELPPELADLVARVKASTELPVAVGFGVSTAAQAAAVAAVADGVVVGSAIVRRQRDADELRAFVAELAESVRSAR; via the coding sequence TTGACTAGCCGGCTCCAGGCGGCGTTCTCGGCGGAGCGGGCCTCGCTCGTCGCGTACGTCATGGGCGGCTACCCCACGCGCGAGGGCTCGCTTGCGGCGCTGCACGCGCTCGCCGATGCGGGCGCCGACGTCATCGAGCTCGGCATCCCGTACTCCGACCCGCTCGCCGACGGCCCGGTCATCCGTGAAGCCGCCGATGAAGCTCGCGCAGCGGCCGGCGAGGCAGGTTTCGGTCTCGCCGAGACCATCGATCTGGCGCGTGAGTTCGCTGAGCAGCGCGCAGCCATGCCGACAGGCTCGCCCACGCCACCGTTCGTGCTGATGGGCTACCTCAACCCGCTCATGCGCATGGGGCTTCCCAAGGCGGCGGCCGCGATGCGCGAGGCCGATGTCGCCGGCGTCATCGTGCCCGACCTGCCCCCGGACATGGCCGGCCCATGGCTCGCGGCGTCAGCGGGGATCGACACCGTCTTCCTCGCGGCCCCGACCTCCACACCCGAGCGCCTCGCGAAGGTCGGCACGATGTCGGGCGGGTTCGTCTACTGCGTCTCGAGTCTCGGCGTCACCGGTGAGCGGGCCGAACTGCCGCCCGAGCTCGCGGATCTCGTCGCGCGCGTGAAAGCGTCGACCGAGCTGCCGGTCGCGGTTGGCTTCGGCGTGTCGACCGCAGCGCAGGCCGCAGCCGTCGCGGCTGTCGCGGACGGCGTCGTCGTTGGCAGTGCCATCGTCCGTCGCCAGCGCGATGCCGATGAGCTGCGCGCATTCGTGGCTGAGCTCGCCGAATCGGTCCGCTCGGCGCGGTAG
- the trpB gene encoding tryptophan synthase subunit beta gives MFPSAENVYSGPDAAGFFGAYGGRFVPETVIPALEELTEAFEAALEDSEFTGELEDLRHDYIGRHTPMYRAKRLAEAVGLGAVYLKREDLCHTGAHKINNTIGQCLLAKRMGKKRVIAETGAGQHGVATATAATLMGLECAVFMGVEDIRRQSLNVYKMKLLGAEVIPVAEGTGTLADAVTAALRHWVERVDDTFYVLGSAVGPHPYPLMVREFQSVIGLEIIDQCGARGVDRLDAVVACVGGGSNAIGTFYPFVLGASVNGSGVLGRPLLVGAEAAGLGVDTDKTGASMTKGSPGVMHGFYSYLLQDDAGNPLEAYSISAGLDYPGVGPEHAHFKDEGLVRYEPVTDAEALAAFEQLTRTEGIIPAIESSHALALLPRLAAELGPDAVVVVTLSGRGDKDIDIVREAGLGVD, from the coding sequence ATGTTCCCTTCAGCCGAGAACGTCTACTCGGGACCGGACGCCGCAGGCTTCTTCGGGGCCTACGGAGGGCGCTTCGTCCCCGAGACGGTCATCCCGGCGCTCGAGGAACTCACCGAGGCATTCGAAGCCGCGCTCGAGGATTCGGAGTTCACCGGGGAGCTCGAAGACCTGCGTCACGACTACATCGGCCGTCACACGCCGATGTATCGTGCGAAGCGCCTCGCCGAGGCGGTCGGTCTGGGCGCGGTGTACCTCAAGCGCGAGGACCTCTGCCATACCGGCGCGCACAAGATTAACAACACCATCGGCCAGTGCCTGCTCGCCAAGCGGATGGGCAAGAAGCGCGTCATCGCCGAGACGGGCGCGGGTCAACACGGTGTGGCGACAGCCACCGCAGCCACGCTCATGGGCCTCGAATGCGCCGTGTTCATGGGCGTCGAGGACATCCGCCGCCAGTCACTCAACGTCTACAAGATGAAGTTGCTCGGCGCCGAGGTCATTCCGGTCGCTGAGGGCACGGGCACGCTCGCTGACGCGGTCACCGCGGCGTTGCGGCACTGGGTTGAGCGTGTCGACGACACGTTCTACGTGCTCGGCAGCGCGGTCGGACCTCACCCGTACCCGCTCATGGTGCGCGAGTTCCAGAGTGTGATCGGGCTCGAGATCATCGACCAGTGCGGTGCGCGCGGAGTCGACAGGCTCGATGCCGTCGTCGCCTGCGTGGGCGGCGGCTCCAATGCGATCGGCACCTTCTACCCGTTCGTGCTCGGAGCAAGCGTGAACGGCAGCGGCGTTCTGGGCAGACCACTGCTTGTGGGCGCTGAGGCGGCCGGTCTGGGTGTCGACACCGACAAGACCGGCGCGTCGATGACAAAGGGCTCGCCCGGCGTCATGCACGGCTTCTACAGCTACCTACTCCAGGACGACGCCGGTAACCCGCTCGAGGCGTACAGCATCAGCGCCGGGCTCGACTACCCCGGTGTCGGTCCTGAGCACGCGCACTTCAAGGACGAGGGACTTGTGCGCTACGAGCCGGTCACCGATGCCGAGGCACTCGCCGCATTCGAGCAGCTCACGCGCACCGAAGGCATCATCCCGGCGATCGAATCCTCGCATGCGCTCGCGCTGCTTCCGCGACTCGCCGCAGAGCTCGGCCCCGACGCGGTTGTGGTCGTGACGCTCTCGGGTCGTGGCGACAAGGACATCGACATCGTGCGTGAGGCGGGTCTCGGCGTTGACTAG
- a CDS encoding phosphoribosylanthranilate isomerase, producing the protein MESTRIKICGLTNSEDAVAAVAAGADAVGVVFAPSPRQVSIEQAADVLENVPPFVLRVGVFSDASIEEITAAVAVCKLDAVQLCGSESPAFCDSVPSATFKVLHVGTDFGFQSAEPYRDHADALLLDTFVTDKTGGTSQTFDWQTIGDIPGWAPLFVAGGLTPDNVGECIAALRPFAVDVSSGVEASPGVKDHARMAAFCAAVRAADAEAQA; encoded by the coding sequence ATGGAGAGCACGCGCATCAAGATATGTGGGCTGACCAACAGCGAGGACGCTGTCGCTGCGGTAGCGGCCGGAGCAGATGCCGTAGGCGTCGTCTTTGCGCCGTCGCCCAGGCAGGTCAGCATCGAACAGGCGGCAGACGTGCTCGAGAATGTGCCGCCGTTCGTGCTGCGGGTCGGGGTCTTTTCGGATGCGTCGATCGAGGAGATCACGGCTGCCGTCGCTGTCTGCAAACTCGATGCGGTGCAACTGTGCGGGAGCGAGTCACCGGCATTTTGCGACAGCGTTCCGTCGGCCACCTTCAAGGTGTTGCACGTTGGCACGGATTTCGGTTTCCAGAGTGCGGAGCCCTACCGGGACCATGCCGACGCCCTCCTTCTCGACACATTCGTGACCGACAAAACGGGCGGCACCTCGCAAACATTCGACTGGCAAACAATCGGCGATATTCCCGGCTGGGCTCCTTTGTTTGTCGCAGGGGGACTTACGCCTGACAATGTGGGGGAGTGCATCGCCGCGCTTCGCCCCTTCGCCGTGGACGTATCGTCCGGCGTGGAGGCATCGCCGGGGGTCAAAGATCACGCTCGCATGGCGGCCTTCTGCGCTGCCGTGCGCGCTGCCGATGCGGAGGCACAGGCATGA